The Myxococcus fulvus region GCAACTTCGCCACGATGGTCATTGGCACGGAGCGCTTCAAGGAGGCCGTCGAGCAGTTGGGCCTCGATGGCCTCACCTTCCGTGAGCTCCCAACCCGTTGAGGCCCCACTCTCGATACTTCCTCCTCAAGGAGGACGTGAAGGCCGGGGCTTGGTTTCTGGGGGATCCATTGGACGCACTCGGCCAGAAGGTGGAAGACATCTGGGCCTTCACAGAGGGGCGTCCGGTTCAGGCGCAGGGTCGCCTGAAGATTCCCGTCATCGAGCCCGGCCTTCGCTTGGAGTTCAGCGCGGCAGGCGTCGGCGCGACACCCATCGTCCATGTCCGCGTGGCCACGGTCCTCGCGGAGTTGGCCCCGGAGGACGTGCAGCTCATCCCCGTGGAAGTCGAAGGCTGCCCTGACCAGTTCCTCATGCTCGTGGCCACGAAGTTGGTGCGCTGCATCGATGAGACCGCCTCGCGAGAAGTGCAGCGCTACGGGCCAGACGACGGACGGCCAGAGAAGCTCGGCCAATACCAGAGCGTCGCCGGGATGCGGATCGACCCAGCCCAGGTTGGCGACGCCAAGGTGTTTCGCACCTGGGGTTGGACCATCGCCCTCGTCGTCTCGGAGGACATCAAGAACTCCCTGGAGCGTGCGAAGATCGAGGGGGCCACGTTCGAGGAGGTCTGAACCCCATGGGGCGGTTCTTCTGCATCGGTGAAGACACGGAGGCCGCGGCCGGGTACGGCGGGAGCTTCAATGCCGAGCATCGGTGGTTCCTGCCCGGAGTGAAGGACTGTCCCGGCTGTCGTGCGAGCTGGAGTGACCTCGGTTGCTCCTATCCCAGCGTCGACCTGTCCTCCCTCGCGGAGCACCGCTCGTTCGAGGAGAACAGGTCCGAACCCTTCAAGGAGTTCGTGCGACTGCGGGACCTCGTTCGCCCGCTGCTCCCTCCCGATTCCCCACTGCCTCCTGGGACTCAGCTCGGTCCCCTCACCGGCAAGGCGCTCGGGAAGTTCCCCTCGTTCTCCTGGTTCATCGCTTCGCTCGTCGTGAACCACGGGGACCTGGAATCACTCCAGGAACATGGGCTCACAGGACTCGTCGGTCACCCCACTGCGCTGACAGCTCGGCAGAAACCCGTGACGGACCTGGTGGAACTCGAGGTCCTCTCTCGTGGTTCCCTGCATCCCGCTTGCTTCCCTCGCAACATTCCCGCGCCTTGCTCGACCTGCGGTCGGCTCGCGCTCCGTCGCCCCGACAAGCCCATCCTCGACGCGGCCTCACTGCCCACGGACCTGGACCTGTTCCGCCTGACGAACTTCTCCGCGCTGCTCATCGTCACCGAGCGCTTCAAGGACGCCGTCGAAGCGCTGGGACTCGATGGGCTCACCTTCCTCGACGTGGCCTCACGCTGAACCGCCCCAGGGCCGCAGGAACGCCGTTGTCTGCTCCAGGATGAAGGGCAGGGACGCCGTCAGCTCGTGCCCGTCGTCCACCTCCACCAGCTTCACGTTGCGACGGCCCTGGGCCCACTGACGCGAGTTGGCGATGTCACACGTGTCGTCCGCTCGCCCGTGGATGAGCAGCGTGGGCACCCTCACGTCGGGCCAGTTCCCCAGGCGCTCGTCCAACGCCAGCGCGTCCTCGACGAAACCCCAGTGGACTCGCGACGTGCGCTTCTCCGCGAAGTCCTCCGTCGGAATCCAACCCGACGTCCGCCAGTGCTCCCAGAACGCCTCGCCCATCCGCTTTCGCAGCTGCGTCACGATGTGGAACGCCGGCGCCATCAACACCAGGCCACACACTCGCGCGTCCTCCGCCGCGACTCTCGCCGCCGTCAGCCCTCCCAGGCTCGAACCCAACAACACCACCCGGTCCTGCTCCCCACCCAGCGCCGCTCGCACCGTGTCCGTGATGGCGCTCAGCTTCAGCTCCTCGAAAGAAGGCACCCTCAGGTTCAACCGCTCGATGTGGAGGCCCAACGGCTCGAAGTGGCGGCTCAATGCCAGACCCTTCGTCGAGTCCGGCCCCGAGGCGAAGCCATGCAGATACATGAAGCGAGGAGCCAGGGGCACGGGCGCTGGAGGATGGTCGCTCATGTCCTCCACTGTAACGTCGCCCCGGGCCCCCGGCTCAGGTGATTACCCGGTCACTTCACCTCGCGCGAGAGCCTCGAGTCCCACGGGCACCAGTGGCCACCCGGAAGGAACGCTCCCCCCGCCTCGTCCAGGTGGTCCTCCACGTACACCATGTTCGCGTCGCAGACCTCGATGGCCATCGAGAAGAATCGGATGGTCGATGGGTCCAGGTGGAACGAGAACTTCGGGTTGTACGGCTGGGTCCGCTTGACGATGCGGCCATGCACGTGCACCTCGTTCTTCTCCTCGCCGGAGAGAATCTTCCGGGCATGGGCAATCGTGTTGTCGTCCGTCAGCTCGATGATGAACTCGGTACCAGGGGAGCTCGGCTGTGTGAAGGCGAAGCGGGTGGCGGTGGCCATGGCACAACTCCTGTGAGGGTGAGGAGCGCCCGATGTAAAGGCTTCGCAATTCCCGCACCACGCGCCCGCAGGGCAGATGTGGAGAAGCGGTGAGTTCCGAGGGCGCGCCCGCAGCCTTTTCGACAGCGGGCCAATCACCCTCGCGGCTTGCGTCGCCTCGCGAGACGAGCCGCGTGCTCCGGATTCAACATCTTCACGTACGCCAGCATCCCGTCGATGCGCGCGCGCTGCTTCGCGTCCCCGCCATCCTCCTGGTGAATCATCGCCCGCAGCTTGCGCCGCTCCTCGCGCGACAGCCCGAGCCCCGCGTTCACCGTCACGCCCGTGACGCGCTGCCGCCCACCCCGGCGCTGCACCCGCGTCTTCGCTGCGTTCACCTCGAAGCCCTCGTCCCTCACGTACCTCGCGGCGAGCGCCCGCACCTTCTCCAGCGCCCCCACGTCGTCCCCGGAGAACGTCAGGTCGTCCGCGTAGCGCGTGTACGTATACCCATACCGCCGCGCCAGCCCCGCGAGCCTCCGGTCCAAGCGCATCACCACCGCGTTGCACAGCCCGGGGCTCGTCGGCGCGCCCTGCACGCACGCTCGCGGCCCCACCGGCACGTGGAACACCGTCCCCTCCACCTCCACCGGCTGACGCTCCGCCTCCGTCATCAACACCGCCAGCGTCGCCGCCACCGGATAGCCATACCCCAACGCGAGCAGCAGCCCTCGCACCCGCCCCACCGTGACCGACGGGAAGAAGTCCTTCACGTCCAGCTTCAACACCACCCGGCGCCCCACGTGCGGCGCCGCGCCCGTCTTGATGGAGCGCCCCGACACGAAACCGTGCGCGTGCTCGCTCCGAGGCAGCTTCGCCACCAGCAACGTCAGGAGCCGGCGCTGCAGCGCCTTGAGCTTGCGCTTGGGCGCATGCAACAGCCGCGTGCCCCCCGAGCGCTTCGGCACCGAGAACGTCACGTAGTGCGACACCCGCTCGCGGATCCGGTGCGTCGCGTAGTGCCGGAGCTGACCCACGGTGAGCTCCAGCGCCGCCGCCACGTCCTCCTCCGTCCGCCACACCGGCAGCCCGTAGCGCGTCAGCTGCGCCTCGTCCGTCAGCAGGTCGCGCACGTCACGGTTGCGCGTGCGGAACGTCGTGGAGAAGAAGCGCCGCGCCTCACCCCGGGTCATCAGGGGCTTGCGGCCCGGTGTGTAGACGCGCCTGCCCTTGGGCAAGAGCCGCGCATCCCGGATGATTTCGCGCCGGTGTCCGGGCTTCAGCGGGCCCGAGGTGGCCACCGTCTCCCGCACCACGTCCGCCGCGCGGCCGCTCGCATCACGCGCGGAGCCGTCGAGCCGCGAGACGTCCCGCGTCACCGGCTTGGGGGTGAAGAGCCCCTTGAACCAACCCAGCGTCGAGTCGAACCAGCTCATGGTGCTCCGGGAGGGGCCAGGGGACGACCTGCGAGGCGCTGGACCCGGGGCTCCCTGCGTTCCGTACGCAGGGACCCTGGAGAAGAAGTGGGGACAAAACACCGCCGCGGCGAAACACCACGGCACCGACGGCTCATCTGTGAGCCCCAGCCCTTCCCGTGAGCGTCACCGGTTATCGTCATCACCGTCCTCGCCGTCAAGCGCCTCGCCCCCGTCCTCGTCCTCGCGCTTCGCCGCCTTCTCCATCCGCCGGGCGTCGAGCGCGGCCTCCGAGGGCGCCGCCGAGCTCGCCCGCTCCTGGCGTCGCGTCTTCGCCAGCCGCAGCAGCGCGAGCAGGTGCGCGCACGGCCCGTGGTTCATCAGGTTCTCGCGGAAGAACTCGCACCCACACTTGCCGAACAGCAGCCGGTCCTCGTCGTTCAGCACCAGCTCCACGGCGGTCTGCGGCCCCACGCTCCCGTGCACCACCCAGTCGCGATGCACCACCTCGCGCAGCACCGGGCCCTCGGGCGTCGGCAGCTTGCGCACCTTGCGCGTCTCGCGCACGTCCTCGCTCGTCACGACCACCTGGCCCGCCGCCGTCAGCCGCTCCGCCTCCTCGCGCCTCGGGTCCGGCGGATACATCCGTCCCAGGTCCACCGGCGTCGCGAACAACTCGCGGTGACGCCAGCGCCGCGCCTCGACGTCGAACATCACCCGTCCCGTCGCGCACTGCGCCGCCAGCGCTGCCGCCACTCGCGCCTTGTCCGCGCCCAGGGCCTGCACGACCTCCTCCGTGGAGGCGTGGAAGCGCTCGCGCAAGAGCCCGAGCACGCGTGTCGCCAGCGCCTCGTCCCGCTCGGGCTCCAAGAGCAGGTCCATCCCCGCGGTGCCCGTCCACCGGTTCGCCGTCCACCCGGACAGCCCCAGCACGAAGCGCACGCGCGGCCCCAGGTGCACGCTGTAGAAGTGCGGCAGCGCGCGGCCCTTCAGATACACGTCCACCGAGTCGGCGTACGGCAGCAGCGGCTCCAGCAGGCGCAGCCGACGCCGTCCCCACGTGCGCACCGTGCGCGGCTCCGTGTGGCCATGCACCGCGCCTCGCAGCGGCACCCCCTGCTCCCAGGGCTCCAGTACGAGCCTCGCGTCCTGGTCCGGCGTGAACTCGTACCGCAGCGCCCGCGGTGACACCCGCGCCTTGGTGAAGGTGAGGAAGCGCACCGCCGCGAGCAGGTCCACCGGACGCACCGTCAGCTTCGTGCCCGGCATCGCCATGCCGCCCTGGAGCTGGAGGAAGCCTCGCACCCAGTCGTCCGGCACCTCCACCTTCTGCTCGAAGCGTCCGCCCGCGCCCTCCGTGCGCACCTCGAAGCCCTCGGCGCCCACGCGCAGGTGCGTGTCCCGGCTGGTGCGCAGCTCCCCCAGCGCGGACCACAGCCACGCTGTGAAGTCCACGTTCGTCGTGCCGCAGGCCACCTCGCCCTCGGGCTCGAAGCACTCGCGGTCCACGATGACCATCCCGTACGCGCTCTGGTCCTGGCTGAACGCCTCGAAGAAGACCCGGTCCGGGTGCACGGTGATGATGGGGTCCAGCACTCCCCACCACGTCGAGGTCCACTCGTCCGAGTGCCAGATGAGCTGCCCCAGCGCCTGCAGCGCCAGTCGCAAGGGCAGCACGTCCTTCGCCACCTTCGCGTGGAAGCGCACTGGCCGGTGCTGGTCCACCGACAGGCCCAACAGCGAACGCTCGCGCGTGGACTCGAAGACGGAGGGCGTCGCGTACAACAGGCCGAAGGTCGTCACGGCGAGGCCTCCTTCGTGGACGCGGAGAAGATGCGGGGCGACTCGGCGGGCCCGCGCAGCTCGGGCCAGCGCTGGAGCACCTTCGCCAGCAGCTCCACCAGCTCCTCCTTGGGATAGCGCTGGTCGGGCAGGGCGAAGGCGTCGCGCATCCGGGCGAGCAGCCTTCGCGCCGTGTCCACGTCATGCAGCGCCGCGTTGGACAGCGCGCTGAACGCCATCAGCCGCGTGCGACGGTGCAGGGGACGCAGGAGCGCGGCCTGGAGCACGTCCGTGTTGCTCGCGGCGAGCTCACGCGCGCGCGGGGAGTCGCGACCGAGGAGCCGGAACGCGAGCGCCTGCACGTGAATCTGCGGCGACTCCAGCAGGTCCCTCACCGCGCGCGGGTCCGCGAGGTAGAGCTCATCCGAGCGCATGAGCAACAGCCGCG contains the following coding sequences:
- a CDS encoding SWIM zinc finger family protein gives rise to the protein MTTFGLLYATPSVFESTRERSLLGLSVDQHRPVRFHAKVAKDVLPLRLALQALGQLIWHSDEWTSTWWGVLDPIITVHPDRVFFEAFSQDQSAYGMVIVDRECFEPEGEVACGTTNVDFTAWLWSALGELRTSRDTHLRVGAEGFEVRTEGAGGRFEQKVEVPDDWVRGFLQLQGGMAMPGTKLTVRPVDLLAAVRFLTFTKARVSPRALRYEFTPDQDARLVLEPWEQGVPLRGAVHGHTEPRTVRTWGRRRLRLLEPLLPYADSVDVYLKGRALPHFYSVHLGPRVRFVLGLSGWTANRWTGTAGMDLLLEPERDEALATRVLGLLRERFHASTEEVVQALGADKARVAAALAAQCATGRVMFDVEARRWRHRELFATPVDLGRMYPPDPRREEAERLTAAGQVVVTSEDVRETRKVRKLPTPEGPVLREVVHRDWVVHGSVGPQTAVELVLNDEDRLLFGKCGCEFFRENLMNHGPCAHLLALLRLAKTRRQERASSAAPSEAALDARRMEKAAKREDEDGGEALDGEDGDDDNR
- a CDS encoding calmodulin, with amino-acid sequence MATATRFAFTQPSSPGTEFIIELTDDNTIAHARKILSGEEKNEVHVHGRIVKRTQPYNPKFSFHLDPSTIRFFSMAIEVCDANMVYVEDHLDEAGGAFLPGGHWCPWDSRLSREVK
- a CDS encoding reverse transcriptase family protein; the encoded protein is MSWFDSTLGWFKGLFTPKPVTRDVSRLDGSARDASGRAADVVRETVATSGPLKPGHRREIIRDARLLPKGRRVYTPGRKPLMTRGEARRFFSTTFRTRNRDVRDLLTDEAQLTRYGLPVWRTEEDVAAALELTVGQLRHYATHRIRERVSHYVTFSVPKRSGGTRLLHAPKRKLKALQRRLLTLLVAKLPRSEHAHGFVSGRSIKTGAAPHVGRRVVLKLDVKDFFPSVTVGRVRGLLLALGYGYPVAATLAVLMTEAERQPVEVEGTVFHVPVGPRACVQGAPTSPGLCNAVVMRLDRRLAGLARRYGYTYTRYADDLTFSGDDVGALEKVRALAARYVRDEGFEVNAAKTRVQRRGGRQRVTGVTVNAGLGLSREERRKLRAMIHQEDGGDAKQRARIDGMLAYVKMLNPEHAARLARRRKPRG
- a CDS encoding double-CXXCG motif protein, translated to MGRFFCIGEDTEAAAGYGGSFNAEHRWFLPGVKDCPGCRASWSDLGCSYPSVDLSSLAEHRSFEENRSEPFKEFVRLRDLVRPLLPPDSPLPPGTQLGPLTGKALGKFPSFSWFIASLVVNHGDLESLQEHGLTGLVGHPTALTARQKPVTDLVELEVLSRGSLHPACFPRNIPAPCSTCGRLALRRPDKPILDAASLPTDLDLFRLTNFSALLIVTERFKDAVEALGLDGLTFLDVASR
- a CDS encoding imm11 family protein codes for the protein MKAGAWFLGDPLDALGQKVEDIWAFTEGRPVQAQGRLKIPVIEPGLRLEFSAAGVGATPIVHVRVATVLAELAPEDVQLIPVEVEGCPDQFLMLVATKLVRCIDETASREVQRYGPDDGRPEKLGQYQSVAGMRIDPAQVGDAKVFRTWGWTIALVVSEDIKNSLERAKIEGATFEEV
- a CDS encoding YqiA/YcfP family alpha/beta fold hydrolase translates to MSDHPPAPVPLAPRFMYLHGFASGPDSTKGLALSRHFEPLGLHIERLNLRVPSFEELKLSAITDTVRAALGGEQDRVVLLGSSLGGLTAARVAAEDARVCGLVLMAPAFHIVTQLRKRMGEAFWEHWRTSGWIPTEDFAEKRTSRVHWGFVEDALALDERLGNWPDVRVPTLLIHGRADDTCDIANSRQWAQGRRNVKLVEVDDGHELTASLPFILEQTTAFLRPWGGSA